One region of Streptomyces capillispiralis genomic DNA includes:
- the murJ gene encoding murein biosynthesis integral membrane protein MurJ, with amino-acid sequence MTVVPSQPPGSMTPGSGAVRSGADAPEAGGLRTEVAAGGRAKRAGGGDPGSSSRRFLARAALVTASLSIAGSLLGLVRDQSLARLFGAGSDTDAFLVAWTVPEIAATLLIEDGLAIALIPAFSMALARRARGVPGDPVRDLVRATLPRLCLAFAAVAALVAAGAPYVVRVLAPGLSDPRLAVDCTRLTAISLLAFGLAGYCSAFLRAHRRFFAPAAIYVAYNTGIVAAMFLLGGEWGVRSAAVGVAVGGCLMVAVQLPSLWRQLASRAPAPAGAGADAEGRPVRLALIAAVLLFALCRQSQVLVERFLASSLPAGAISHLNYAQKVAQIPMTLSLMVCTVTFPVVARALADGDTGRARSRVERDLVLASCVVLLGMCAVIACAPQMIGLLFQRGAFTAADTAATADVMRVYALGLLGQTLVGALVRCYFSAGRPSWYPVGVMAAGIAATSLIGAVTVGHWGVAGIAAANAFGITVTAALLLTGLRATRRDGSPGGSPGVSVGVREVLAELGRPVLASALAIAAGAFAASRFASPVAGLAAGCLTVTAVFVPLALSVLAAGGAASARRSLRTVTRRFTHGRTR; translated from the coding sequence ATGACGGTGGTGCCTTCACAGCCCCCCGGGTCCATGACTCCGGGGTCCGGGGCCGTTCGATCCGGGGCCGACGCGCCCGAGGCCGGTGGGCTGAGGACCGAGGTGGCGGCGGGCGGGCGGGCGAAGCGGGCCGGCGGCGGTGATCCGGGGTCGTCGTCCCGCCGGTTCCTCGCCCGGGCCGCGCTGGTCACGGCCTCGCTGTCCATCGCCGGGTCGCTGCTCGGGCTGGTGCGCGACCAGTCGCTGGCCCGGCTGTTCGGGGCCGGGAGCGACACGGACGCCTTCCTCGTCGCGTGGACCGTGCCCGAGATCGCCGCCACGCTGCTGATCGAGGACGGGCTGGCCATCGCGCTCATCCCCGCGTTCAGCATGGCGCTGGCCCGCCGCGCGCGGGGCGTGCCCGGGGACCCGGTGCGCGACCTGGTCAGGGCCACCCTGCCCCGGCTGTGCCTGGCCTTCGCCGCGGTGGCCGCGCTGGTGGCGGCCGGGGCCCCCTACGTGGTCCGGGTGCTGGCGCCGGGCCTGTCCGACCCCCGCCTCGCCGTCGACTGCACCCGGCTCACCGCGATCAGTCTGCTGGCCTTCGGGCTCGCCGGGTACTGCAGCGCCTTCCTGCGGGCGCACCGCCGCTTCTTCGCGCCGGCCGCCATCTACGTCGCCTACAACACGGGCATCGTCGCGGCGATGTTCCTGCTGGGCGGGGAGTGGGGGGTGCGCTCGGCCGCGGTGGGCGTGGCGGTGGGCGGCTGCCTGATGGTGGCGGTGCAGCTGCCGTCGCTGTGGCGGCAGCTGGCCTCGCGCGCACCGGCGCCCGCCGGGGCCGGTGCCGACGCCGAGGGGCGGCCGGTGCGGCTCGCCCTGATCGCCGCGGTGCTGCTGTTCGCGCTGTGCCGCCAGTCGCAGGTCCTCGTCGAACGCTTCCTGGCCTCCTCCCTGCCCGCCGGCGCCATCTCGCACCTGAACTACGCCCAGAAGGTCGCGCAGATCCCGATGACGCTGTCGCTGATGGTGTGCACCGTCACCTTCCCGGTGGTGGCGCGGGCGCTCGCCGACGGCGACACCGGGCGGGCCCGCTCCCGGGTGGAGCGGGACCTGGTGCTGGCCTCCTGCGTGGTGCTGCTGGGCATGTGCGCGGTGATCGCCTGCGCCCCGCAGATGATCGGACTGCTCTTCCAGCGGGGCGCGTTCACCGCCGCCGACACCGCCGCGACGGCCGACGTGATGCGCGTGTACGCCCTCGGGCTGCTGGGCCAGACCCTGGTGGGCGCCCTGGTCCGCTGCTACTTCTCGGCGGGCCGCCCCAGCTGGTACCCGGTCGGGGTGATGGCGGCGGGCATCGCCGCGACGTCCCTGATCGGCGCGGTGACCGTGGGCCACTGGGGGGTCGCGGGGATCGCCGCCGCCAACGCCTTCGGCATCACCGTCACGGCCGCCCTGCTGCTGACCGGCCTGCGCGCCACCCGCCGGGACGGCTCCCCCGGCGGCTCCCCCGGCGTGTCGGTCGGCGTGCGCGAGGTGCTGGCCGAGCTCGGCCGGCCCGTGCTCGCCTCGGCCCTCGCCATCGCCGCCGGAGCGTTCGCCGCGAGCCGGTTCGCCTCCCCGGTGGCGGGTCTCGCGGCCGGCTGCCTGACCGTGACCGCCGTCTTCGTCCCCCTCGCCCTGTCCGTCCTCGCCGCCGGGGGAGCCGCGTCCGCGCGGCGCTCCCTGCGCACCGTCACACGAAGGTTCACCCATGGCCGCACCCGTTGA
- a CDS encoding DUF3344 domain-containing protein: MRHSLGQLLRHATVGALALASMWAPCATAGAAPAAPAPEADSLPFAERYRAVQHGGIVRAANSSATCRTTGQSACRDARTGSGVNGDFDMGYIDVDRDPLTYNSSRAEVRLPAGSRVTYARLYWGGNLRVGEQKPSEDNGRVLIAEPGGEYKELLADTLVGHRVADGADAFQASADVTRLVRDSVPGLYTVAQVNVAGGRSTAGGWGGWTLVVAYENAAEPLRHLALWDGFAPLASREGVTMPLRDVPFAAGAGGRVGLVAYNGDRGTAGDSLVLTAGGSHSTAFTDPANPFDDVLNSTIADPGNTAPARVPAYTNTLGYDSDVFDLAGGLPHAGDQAAFRLSSQRDAAWAGVLFAAVDARQ, encoded by the coding sequence ATGCGTCATTCCCTGGGTCAGCTACTCCGCCATGCGACGGTGGGCGCCCTCGCCCTGGCCTCGATGTGGGCCCCCTGCGCCACCGCGGGCGCCGCGCCGGCCGCGCCCGCGCCGGAGGCCGACAGCCTCCCCTTCGCCGAGCGGTACCGGGCGGTCCAGCACGGCGGCATCGTGCGCGCGGCCAACTCCTCCGCCACCTGCCGCACCACCGGCCAGTCCGCGTGCCGGGACGCGCGCACCGGGTCCGGGGTGAACGGCGACTTCGACATGGGCTACATCGATGTCGACCGGGACCCGCTCACCTACAACTCCTCCCGCGCGGAGGTCCGTCTGCCCGCCGGCTCCCGGGTGACGTACGCGCGCCTGTACTGGGGCGGCAACCTGCGGGTGGGCGAGCAGAAGCCGTCGGAGGACAACGGGCGGGTGCTGATCGCCGAACCGGGCGGGGAGTACAAGGAACTGCTCGCGGACACGCTGGTGGGACACCGCGTGGCGGACGGCGCGGACGCCTTCCAGGCCTCGGCCGACGTGACCCGGCTGGTACGCGACAGCGTGCCCGGTCTGTACACGGTGGCCCAGGTCAACGTGGCCGGGGGCCGGTCGACGGCCGGGGGCTGGGGCGGCTGGACGCTGGTGGTGGCGTACGAGAACGCGGCGGAGCCGCTGCGGCACCTCGCGCTCTGGGACGGCTTCGCCCCGCTGGCGTCCCGCGAGGGCGTCACCATGCCGCTGCGCGACGTGCCGTTCGCCGCGGGCGCCGGGGGACGGGTGGGTCTGGTGGCGTACAACGGCGACCGCGGCACCGCGGGCGACTCGCTCGTCCTGACCGCCGGCGGCTCCCACTCCACCGCGTTCACCGACCCGGCCAACCCCTTCGACGACGTCCTGAACTCCACCATCGCCGACCCGGGGAACACCGCCCCGGCGCGGGTTCCGGCGTACACCAACACCCTCGGCTACGACTCCGACGTGTTCGACCTCGCCGGGGGCCTGCCGCACGCCGGTGACCAGGCCGCCTTCCGGCTCTCGTCCCAGCGGGACGCGGCGTGGGCGGGCGTGCTCTTCGCCGCCGTCGACGCCCGGCAGTGA
- a CDS encoding O-antigen ligase family protein: MSHALALPPLPRRAAALVPALPLVAVPVLLALPPTGDGAGPADVVSALVVGYCVLRLLRERRRPLSPVAAVVLGLPVVGIALAAMGAASPAAGFGGLCRYLQVFVLVPAAVLVLLRHRADFRVLAWSFVGLALWQGAVGVHQYLTGTGASYQGETVRAVGTFGAQDVMGMATAVSLGVVCAAGIALGRGPVRQRAVAAGCAVVLVLPLALSFSRGAWIATALTCTAQLALTGLRRALKAVAAVAAATVVLVGGFGVGTAMLQERVDSIAAVADAPDQSVVDRYTLWAAATGMWRAHPLTGVGLKGFPEYRDGYATLALSSGSDIEGAGETYHRQALLSPHSMYLLVLSEQGLVGLLTLGGSWLALLVCAVRGLLRVRRRGPGLDCGLVACGLLLWQLTDFVYGDIGGPSTVLTGLALGLVAWWALFRDEPAGDVAGRDGVPARVAEDVTR; encoded by the coding sequence GTGAGCCACGCCCTCGCCCTCCCGCCGCTGCCGCGCCGGGCCGCCGCACTGGTGCCGGCCCTGCCGCTCGTGGCGGTGCCCGTGCTGCTGGCGCTGCCGCCGACGGGGGACGGCGCGGGTCCGGCCGACGTGGTGTCCGCGCTGGTGGTGGGGTACTGCGTGCTCCGTCTGCTGCGCGAACGGCGGCGGCCGCTGTCCCCGGTCGCCGCCGTGGTGCTGGGGCTGCCGGTCGTGGGGATCGCGCTCGCCGCCATGGGCGCGGCCTCGCCGGCGGCGGGGTTCGGCGGTCTCTGCCGCTATCTGCAGGTCTTCGTGCTCGTTCCGGCGGCGGTGCTGGTACTGCTGCGCCACCGGGCCGACTTCCGGGTGCTGGCCTGGTCGTTCGTCGGACTCGCGCTGTGGCAGGGGGCGGTCGGCGTGCACCAGTACCTGACCGGGACCGGCGCCTCCTACCAGGGCGAGACCGTCCGTGCGGTCGGCACCTTCGGGGCGCAGGACGTGATGGGCATGGCGACGGCGGTGTCGCTGGGCGTGGTGTGCGCGGCCGGGATCGCGCTGGGCCGGGGGCCGGTGCGGCAGCGGGCGGTCGCCGCCGGGTGCGCCGTGGTCCTGGTGCTGCCGCTGGCGCTCTCCTTCAGCCGGGGCGCCTGGATCGCGACGGCCCTGACGTGCACCGCGCAGCTGGCGCTGACCGGGCTGCGGCGTGCGCTGAAGGCGGTCGCGGCGGTGGCCGCCGCGACGGTGGTCCTGGTGGGCGGGTTCGGGGTCGGTACGGCGATGCTGCAGGAGCGCGTCGACAGCATCGCGGCGGTCGCCGACGCCCCCGACCAGTCCGTCGTCGACCGGTACACCCTGTGGGCGGCGGCCACCGGCATGTGGCGCGCACACCCGCTGACCGGTGTGGGACTGAAGGGCTTCCCCGAGTACCGCGACGGCTACGCGACCCTGGCGCTGTCGTCGGGCAGCGACATCGAGGGCGCGGGCGAGACGTACCACCGGCAGGCGCTGCTGTCGCCGCACAGCATGTACCTGCTGGTGCTCAGCGAACAGGGCCTGGTCGGGCTGCTCACGCTCGGCGGGAGCTGGCTGGCGCTGCTGGTGTGCGCGGTGCGGGGGCTGCTGCGGGTGCGCCGGCGCGGGCCGGGCCTCGACTGCGGGCTCGTCGCCTGCGGACTGCTGCTGTGGCAGCTGACCGACTTCGTGTACGGCGACATCGGCGGCCCCTCGACCGTACTGACCGGCCTGGCCCTGGGCCTGGTGGCGTGGTGGGCGCTGTTCCGCGACGAGCCGGCCGGGGACGTCGCGGGACGGGACGGCGTGCCCGCGCGGGTGGCGGAGGACGTGACGCGATGA
- a CDS encoding exopolysaccharide biosynthesis polyprenyl glycosylphosphotransferase has protein sequence MTAERTVPSPGVPPRDHGFPPVSVVPPRGGRTGPRLPPAPSRPASPLPLLVADAAAVAPAVPVLTGARLDPLLVALLIGASLLLRPREVRGPVPGLLEELPAVSGRVAVAWLATAALWAAYRPEQALSASTVLTGTAVQAAAGCALRAAVHGRRRAALLRHPLAALVVGPVAGAQRVAAAVLRHPRCGVRPVGIVAEGPDGGDALPVLRTDEEVDRAVIQNGVRAVLAVGPSARAEHGPLLRALAGSGCVVWEVDADSAPYPARERLAGFSCRRLDLAPVRGGGIGKRLLDILVSGTLLLLVSPLLLVCAVTLRVTDGPGVVFRQERIGRDGKPFTLLKFRTHRPVDEHESATRWSVANEHEMRRFCRMLRRTSLDELLQLWNVLRGDMSLVGPRPERPYFVAQFSQTYPGYATRHRMRTGITGLAQVHGLRGDTSIEDRCRFDNAYIDDWSLWRDVCILLRTAATLVRPTGS, from the coding sequence GTGACCGCCGAACGTACCGTGCCGTCCCCCGGCGTACCGCCACGGGACCACGGATTCCCGCCCGTGTCCGTCGTGCCGCCCCGGGGCGGCCGCACCGGCCCCCGGCTGCCCCCCGCCCCCTCCCGGCCGGCCTCTCCCCTGCCACTGCTCGTCGCGGACGCCGCCGCCGTCGCGCCGGCCGTCCCGGTGCTCACCGGCGCCCGGCTCGACCCCCTGCTGGTCGCCCTGCTGATCGGGGCGTCGCTGCTGCTGCGCCCGCGGGAGGTCCGGGGGCCGGTGCCGGGGCTGCTGGAGGAACTGCCCGCCGTGAGCGGGCGGGTCGCGGTGGCCTGGCTGGCGACCGCGGCCCTGTGGGCGGCGTACCGGCCGGAGCAGGCGCTGTCCGCCTCCACCGTGCTGACCGGGACGGCCGTGCAGGCCGCGGCGGGCTGTGCGCTGCGCGCCGCCGTGCACGGCCGGCGGCGCGCAGCGCTGCTGCGCCACCCGCTCGCCGCGCTCGTCGTCGGCCCGGTGGCGGGCGCGCAGCGGGTGGCCGCCGCCGTGCTGCGCCACCCCCGGTGCGGGGTGCGGCCGGTGGGGATCGTCGCCGAGGGACCGGACGGCGGCGACGCCCTGCCCGTGCTGCGCACGGACGAGGAGGTCGACCGGGCGGTCATCCAGAACGGGGTGCGGGCGGTGCTCGCCGTCGGCCCCTCGGCGCGCGCCGAACACGGGCCGCTGCTGCGGGCGCTGGCCGGGTCGGGCTGCGTGGTCTGGGAGGTCGACGCCGACTCCGCGCCGTACCCGGCGCGCGAACGGCTGGCCGGGTTCTCCTGCCGGCGGCTGGACCTCGCCCCCGTGCGCGGGGGCGGGATCGGCAAGCGGCTGCTCGACATCCTGGTGTCGGGGACGCTGTTGCTGCTGGTCAGTCCGCTGCTGCTGGTGTGCGCGGTGACGCTGCGGGTCACCGACGGGCCGGGCGTGGTGTTCCGCCAGGAGCGCATCGGCCGGGACGGCAAACCGTTCACGCTGCTGAAGTTCCGCACCCACCGCCCGGTCGACGAGCACGAGTCGGCGACCCGGTGGAGCGTGGCCAACGAGCACGAGATGCGCCGGTTCTGCCGCATGCTGCGGCGCACCTCGCTCGACGAGCTGCTCCAGCTGTGGAACGTGCTCCGCGGCGACATGAGCCTGGTCGGGCCGCGTCCCGAACGGCCCTACTTCGTCGCGCAGTTCAGCCAGACGTACCCCGGTTACGCGACCCGGCACCGGATGCGCACCGGCATCACCGGTCTCGCGCAGGTCCACGGGCTGCGCGGGGACACCTCCATCGAGGACCGCTGCCGGTTCGACAACGCCTACATCGACGACTGGTCGCTGTGGCGGGACGTCTGCATCCTGCTGCGCACCGCGGCCACGCTGGTCCGCCCGACGGGGAGCTGA
- a CDS encoding glycosyltransferase, translating into MPTDLSSRGRRPRVLHLTQPVDGGVARVVTDLVGAQLADGLDVTAACPDSALTSQLRSLGAQVRHWRATRSPGAALAREVRQLARLIDEVRPDLVHAHSAKAGLAGRLAVRGRIPTVFQPHAWSFEAVGGGTAALALRWERWAARWAARVVCVSEAERATGAHAGITGRWTVIPNGIDPERFRPAPADAVRAALAPLAGLRAQAPLAVCVGRLCRQKGQDVLLRAWDTVVRRVPDARLVLVGDGPERDRLRAAAPASVLFAGAVSDASHWYQAADLVVLPSRWEGMALAPLEAMACGRPVVVTDVDGARESLPPAFTDRCLVPPEDPGALAAAVGALLLDPTLRASLGDRGRRHVLSLHDVRHTARAVTDVYRDLLGTWPDTTEARPHRTVGGAGADRATQRAEPSEHRESIHS; encoded by the coding sequence GTGCCCACGGACCTGTCGTCGCGCGGCCGCCGGCCGCGGGTCCTGCACCTCACCCAGCCGGTGGACGGCGGGGTCGCCCGGGTCGTGACGGACCTGGTCGGGGCCCAGCTGGCGGACGGCCTGGACGTCACCGCCGCCTGCCCCGACAGCGCGCTCACCTCCCAGCTCCGCTCGCTCGGCGCACAGGTGCGGCACTGGCGGGCGACCCGCTCGCCGGGCGCCGCGCTGGCGCGGGAGGTGCGGCAGCTGGCCCGGCTGATCGACGAGGTGCGTCCCGATCTGGTGCACGCGCACAGCGCGAAGGCCGGGCTCGCCGGGCGCCTCGCGGTGCGCGGACGCATCCCCACCGTGTTCCAGCCGCACGCCTGGTCGTTCGAGGCGGTGGGCGGCGGCACCGCGGCCCTCGCGCTGCGCTGGGAGCGGTGGGCGGCGCGCTGGGCCGCGCGCGTGGTGTGCGTGAGCGAGGCGGAGCGCGCCACCGGCGCGCACGCCGGGATCACCGGCCGGTGGACCGTCATCCCCAACGGCATCGACCCCGAGCGCTTCCGTCCGGCCCCCGCCGACGCCGTACGGGCCGCGCTCGCACCGCTGGCCGGTCTGCGGGCGCAGGCTCCGCTCGCCGTCTGCGTGGGCCGACTGTGCCGGCAGAAGGGGCAGGACGTCCTGCTGCGGGCCTGGGACACCGTGGTCCGCCGGGTGCCCGACGCCCGCCTCGTGCTGGTCGGCGATGGGCCGGAACGGGACCGGCTGCGTGCCGCCGCCCCCGCGTCCGTGCTGTTCGCGGGGGCCGTCTCGGACGCCTCCCACTGGTACCAGGCCGCCGACCTCGTCGTCCTGCCGTCCCGCTGGGAGGGCATGGCGCTGGCCCCGCTGGAGGCGATGGCGTGCGGCCGGCCCGTGGTCGTCACGGACGTCGACGGCGCCCGCGAGAGCCTGCCGCCCGCCTTCACCGACCGGTGCCTGGTGCCGCCGGAGGACCCGGGGGCCCTGGCCGCGGCGGTCGGCGCGCTGCTGCTCGACCCGACGCTGCGCGCGTCCCTCGGCGACCGCGGCCGCCGGCATGTGCTGTCCCTCCACGACGTACGGCACACCGCCCGGGCGGTCACCGACGTCTACCGCGATCTGCTCGGCACCTGGCCCGACACGACGGAAGCGCGCCCGCACCGGACGGTCGGGGGCGCCGGGGCCGACCGGGCGACCCAGCGCGCCGAGCCCTCCGAGCACAGGGAGTCCATCCACTCGTGA
- a CDS encoding polysaccharide deacetylase family protein — MAAPVEPVGTGRLPAPRPGPVPWVAMYHSVGDCSDDPYRITVTPERLGRQLAWLRRRGLRGVSVAELLAARARGEGRGLVGLTFDDGYTDFLTGALPVLRRFGCGATLFVLPGRLGGDNAWDPLGPRKPLLTAEGIRRAAAEGVEIGSHGLTHVDLTRADDATLTAEVAESRARLAELTGVPADGFCYPYGTVDARAVEAVRKAGYGYACAIDPGPLTGPHALPRAHVGQNDTAWRLHLKLRLHRLRRRPVAGV, encoded by the coding sequence ATGGCCGCACCCGTTGAACCCGTCGGCACCGGCAGACTCCCGGCCCCCCGTCCGGGGCCCGTCCCATGGGTGGCGATGTACCACTCGGTGGGCGACTGCTCGGACGACCCGTACCGCATCACGGTCACGCCCGAACGGCTCGGACGGCAGCTGGCGTGGCTGCGCCGGCGCGGGCTGCGCGGCGTGTCCGTGGCCGAGCTGCTCGCCGCCCGCGCCCGGGGCGAGGGGCGGGGCCTGGTCGGCCTCACCTTCGACGACGGGTACACCGACTTCCTCACCGGCGCCCTGCCGGTGCTGCGCCGCTTCGGCTGCGGCGCCACCCTGTTCGTCCTGCCGGGACGGCTCGGCGGCGACAACGCCTGGGACCCGCTCGGCCCGCGCAAGCCGCTGCTGACCGCCGAGGGCATCCGGCGGGCCGCCGCCGAGGGCGTGGAGATCGGCTCGCACGGACTGACCCACGTCGACCTCACCCGCGCCGACGACGCCACCCTCACCGCCGAGGTCGCCGAGAGCCGCGCCCGGCTCGCCGAGCTGACGGGCGTACCGGCCGACGGCTTCTGCTACCCGTACGGCACGGTCGACGCGCGGGCCGTCGAGGCCGTGCGGAAGGCGGGCTACGGCTACGCCTGCGCCATCGACCCGGGCCCGCTGACCGGCCCGCACGCCCTGCCGCGGGCGCACGTCGGCCAGAACGACACGGCGTGGCGCCTGCACCTCAAGCTCCGGCTGCACCGGCTGCGCCGGCGCCCGGTGGCGGGGGTGTGA